A window from Mangifera indica cultivar Alphonso chromosome 2, CATAS_Mindica_2.1, whole genome shotgun sequence encodes these proteins:
- the LOC123198674 gene encoding uncharacterized protein LOC123198674, with protein MASTVSNVFHFPNPEISLRNNNLKAPISRFSFSLVRFPRTISWNRRMICAAASTAGSSNSDSELNPYEVLGVSPIAGFEMVKAAYAKKRKEAEKNNDEATAARLEKAYDKLMMEQLTKRKKGVTFGSFKVSKEIKYADKQPIVPWGPRYSKSDDKDMRINLAITAAFTAWIAIKRHAEYKPLQFLAFAFVYRIFEKLKKFEPAVSPTFTEEGEDDGRAVRMGKRILRSLGLVFGCIAVASLAFTGILNFIESTNGFIPAFLYNNQELIVTASSAVMLYIMASFYR; from the exons ATGGCTTCGACAGTCTCCAATGTATTTCACTTTCCGAACCCGGAAATTTCACTGAGGAATAATAATCTCAAAGCCCCAATTTCAAGATTCTCATTCTCTCTTGTTAG GTTTCCTAGAACAATTTCATGGAATAGACGGATGATTTGTGCTGCTGCGTCAACCGCAGGAAGTTCAAATTCAGACAGTGAGTTAAATCCTTATGAG GTTCTAGGTGTGAGCCCCATTGCGGGATTTGAGATGGTCAAGGCAGCATATGCAAAGAAACGCAAAGAAGCTGAGAAAAACAATGATGAAGCAACTGCTGCTCGA CTTGAGAAGGCATATGACAAACTCATGATGGAACAATTAACTAAACGGAAAAAGGGTGTGACATTTGGTTCCTTTAAG GTTTCGAAGGAGATCAAATATGCTGATAAGCAACCAATTGTACCATGGGGGCCAAG GTACTCCAAGTCAGATGATAAAGACATGCGCATAAACTTAGCAATAACTGCAGCATTT ACGGCTTGGATTGCTATCAAGCGCCATGCTGAATACAAACCTTTGCAATTTTTAGCTTTTGCATTTGTTTACCGaatttttgaaaagttgaaaaaatttgaGCCAGCTGTATCACCAACATTTACA GAAGAGGGTGAAGATGATGGCCGGGCAGTGCGAATGGGAAAGCGGATTCTTCGTTCCCTTGGACTTGTTTTCGGTTGTATTGCTGTTGCCTCACTG GCATTCACTggtattttgaatttcattgaaTCTACAAACGGTTTCATACCTGCTTTTCTTTACAATAATCAG GAATTGATAGTCACAGCTTCATCTGCAGTCATGCTCTACATTATGGCATCGTTCTATCGATGA
- the LOC123209795 gene encoding NAC domain-containing protein 60-like — protein sequence MEAVCPLGYHFSPTEEELVKYFLDRRVRGEPLPLSPIMECNLYGNQAPWEIFDQSNDQKVWYCFTRLNYTGNSKKRVGRTGGGGTWHGEKSGVEISDSETGRIIGLKKTFTFRIKGVTDKQVSWIMHEFSLIGVVPCDIVLCKLKKKTKRGNQIPYFDQPPTSIGKEDWELIVDEYLIQEGEA from the coding sequence ATGGAAGCAGTCTGCCCATTAGGGTATCACTTTAGTCCAACGGAAGAAGAACTGGTGAAGTATTTTCTTGATAGAAGAGTGAGGGGAGAGCCACTGCCATTGAGTCCGATTATGGAATGCAATCTTTATGGAAACCAGGCTCCATGGGAGATCTTTGATCAAAGCAACGATCAAAAAGTGTGGTATTGCTTTACAAGATTGAATTACACAGGCAATAGCAAGAAAAGGGTTGGTAGAACTGGCGGGGGTGGAACTTGGCACGGCGAGAAGTCTGGAGTTGAGATTAGTGACAGTGAAACCGGCAGAATAATCGGTTTGAAGAAGACTTTTACGTTCAGGATTAAAGGAGTTACTGATAAACAAGTTAGTTGGATAATGCACGAGTTTTCTCTCATCGGAGTAGTACCATGTGATATTGTGCTTTgtaaattgaagaagaagactAAACGTGGCAATCAAATTCCATATTTTGATCAACCGCCGACATCAATTGGAAAAGAAGATTGGGAGCTTATTGTGGATGAGTATCTGATCCAAGAAGGAGAAGCCTAG
- the LOC123209811 gene encoding NAC domain-containing protein 41-like, whose product MEEVLRPVCPLGYHFSPTEDELVKYFLHRRLRGEPLPWSPIMERSLYGNEPPWEIFDQSNDQKVWYCFTKLNYTGNSKKRVGRTGGGGTWHGEKSGVEIIDGETNSTIGLKKTFTFRIKGVTDKQVSWIMHEFSLIGEERCDVVLCKLKKKTTRGSQIPYFDQPPISNGKEDWKLMVNDYLIQEGEA is encoded by the coding sequence ATGGAAGAGGTACTACGACCAGTCTGCCCATTAGGGTATCACTTTAGTCCGACGGAAGATGAACTGGTGAAATATTTTCTTCATAGAAGATTGAGGGGAGAGCCACTGCCATGGAGTCCCATTATGGAACGCAGTCTTTACGGAAACGAGCCTCCATGGGAGATCTTTGATCAAAGCAACGATCAAAAAGTATGGTATTGTTTTACGAAATTGAATTACACAGGCAATAGCAAGAAAAGGGTTGGTAGAACTGGCGGGGGTGGAACTTGGCACGGCGAGAAGTCTGGAGTTGAAATTATTGACGGTGAAACCAACAGTACAATCGGTTTGAAGAAGACTTTTACGTTCAGGATTAAAGGAGTTACTGATAAACAAGTTAGTTGGATAATGCACGAGTTTTCTTTGATTGGAGAAGAAAGATGTGATGTTGTGCTTTgtaagttgaagaagaagactACACGTGGCAGTCAAATTCCATATTTTGATCAACCTCCTATATCAAATGGAAAAGAAGATTGGAAGCTTATGGTGAATGACTATCTGATCCAAGAAGGAGAAGCCTAG
- the LOC123198666 gene encoding cell division cycle 5-like protein yields MRIMIKGGVWKNTEDEILKAAVMKYGKNQWARISSLLVRKSAKQCKARWYEWLDPSIKKTEWTREEDEKLLHLAKLMPTQWRTIAPIVGRTPSQCLERYEKLLDAACAKDENYEPGDDPRKLRPGEIDPNPESKPARPDPVDMDEDEKEMLSEARARLANTRGKKAKRKAREKQLEEARRLASLQKRRELKAAGIDTRQRKRKRRGIDYNAEIPFEKKPPPGFFDVTDEDRPVEQVKFPTTIEELEGKRRIDVEAQLRRQDIAKNKIAQRQDAPLAILQANKMNDPESVRKRSKLMLPAPQISDHELEEIAKMGYASDLLAGNEELSEGSGATRALLANYAQTPQQGMTPLRTPQRTPAGKGDAIMMEAENLARLRESQTPLLGGENPELHPSDFSGVTPKKREIQTPNPMLTPSATPGGVGLTPRIGMTPSRDGYSFGVTPKGTPIRDELHINEEMDMHDSAKLEQRRQADLRRNLRSGLSNLPQPKNEYQIVIQPPAEDSEEPEEKIEEDMSDRLARERAEEEARQQALLRKRSKVLQRELPRPPVASLELIRNSLLRADGDKSSFVPPMSIEQADEMIRKELLTLLEHDNAKYPLEKVEKKKKGSKRSANGSAAPIPVIEDFEEEELKEADNLIKEETQYLRVAMGHENESLDEFVEAHNTCLNDLMYFPTRNAYGLSSVAGSMDKLAALQSEFEVVKRKMDDDKEKALHLEKKVKLLTQGYEKRAENLRNQIHSTVKQMETAGTELECFQALQKQEQLAASNRINGLWEEVQKQKKLEQTLQKRYGDVSAELERLSQRIDEYRVQAQKQEEIAAEKLALKAAEENHIIEQNSGASEALPSEKLGSSVPAERSHDENPGPQIDAVHMDVGSGKDHITIDVDVRQNVVEANPDAVAPETVIHRGSSANEDVMEVPSAEVDNASLASKEAEANDNLSILNGDSTNKQTGEDVAISEPVNTELDGKQDNQENMVILADDD; encoded by the exons ATGAGGATTATGATAAAGGGAGGCGTGTGGAAGAACACGGAGGATGAGATCCTTAAAGCTGCCGTTATGAAATATGGTAAAAACCAGTGGGCCCGTATCTCCTCCCTCTTGGTTCGTAAATCCGCAAAACAGTGCAAGGCTCGCTGGTACGAGTGGCTCGATCCCTCCATCAAAAAA ACTGAATGGACACGAGAAGAGGATGAGAAGTTACTTCATCTTGCTAAGCTTATGCCTACTCAGTGGAGAACAATTGCCCCAATTGTTGGCAGAACTCCATCTCAGTGCCTTGAGAGATATGAGAAACTCCTTGATGCAGCTTGTGCCAAAGATGAGAACTATGAACCAGGTGACGATCCACGGAAATTGCGTCCTGGAGAGATTGACCCAAACCCAGAATCAAAGCCTGCTCGTCCAGATCCAGTTGATATGGATGAAGATGAGAAGGAAATGCTTTCTGAAGCGCGAGCTCGTTTAGCTAACACTAGGGGtaaaaaggcaaaaagaaaGGCTAGGGAGAAACAGCTTGAAGAGGCTAGGAGGCTTGCTTCTTTGCAAAAAAGGAGAGAACTGAAAGCTGCCGGAATTGATACTAGgcaaaggaaaaggaaaaggaggGGAATTGATTATAATGCAGAAATTCCTTTTGAGAAAAAGCCTCCTCCTGGCTTTTTTGATGTTACTGATGAAGACAGGCCTGTAGAACAAGTTAAATTCCCAACGACCATTGAAGAACTTGAAGGGAAGAGGAGGATTGATGTAGAAGCTCAGTTAAGAAGGCAAGATATTGCAAAGAACAAAATTGCACAAAGGCAGGATGCTCCTTTGGCCATACTGCAGGCAAACAAGATGAATGATCCAGAATCAGTTAGGAAGAGGTCAAAACTCATGCTTCCTGCACCTCAGATTTCAGACCATGAATTGGAGGAAATTGCAAAAATGGGTTATGCTAGTGATCTTCTTGCTGGGAACGAGGAACTGTCAGAAGGCAGTGGTGCAACTCGTGCTCTTCTTGCAAATTATGCACAGACACCACAGCAGGGAATGACACCATTACGAACCCCACAAAGAACACCAGCTGGTAAGGGTGATGCTATTATGATGGAGGCTGAAAATCTGGCCAGGTTGAGAGAGTCACAGACACCATTACTAGGAGGAGAGAATCCAGAGTTGCACCCTTCAGATTTTTCTGGGGTCACTCCTAAGAAAAGGGAAATCCAAACACCTAACCCTATGCTGACTCCTTCCGCAACGCCTGGTGGTGTGGGACTTACTCCCAGGATTGGCATGACACCTTCAAGGGATGGCTATTCTTTTGGTGTGACCCCTAAAGGAACTCCCATAAGGGATGAACTccacattaatgaagaaatGGATATGCATGATAGTGCAAAACTTGAACAGAGAAGACAAGCTGATCTGAGAAGAAACTTACGCTCTGGTTTGAGTAATCTCCCACAGCCCAAGAATGAGTACCAAATAGTAATCCAGCCACCTGCAGAAGATAGTGAAGAACCAGAAGAAAAGATTGAAGAAGACATGTCTGATAGGTTAGCCAGAGAAAGGGCTGAGGAAGAAGCAAGGCAGCAGGCATTACTTCGGAAGAGATCAAAAGTGCTGCAGAGAGAGCTTCCTCGGCCACCAGTTGCTTCATTGGAACTAATTAGAAATTCTTTGTTGAGGGCTGACGGAGACAAGAGTTCCTTCGTTCCTCCCATGTCTATTGAGCAGGCTGATGAAATGATAAGAAAGGAACTTCTAACACTACTAGAGCATGATAATGCTAAATACCCCCTTGAAAAagtggagaagaaaaagaagggcTCCAAGCGTTCTGCTAATGGATCTGCTGCTCCTATACCTGTGATcgaagattttgaagaagaagagctGAAGGAG GCTGATAATTTGATAAAGGAAGAGACTCAATATCTTCGTGTGGCAATGGGGCACGAAAATGAATCCCTCGATGAATTTGTGGAAGCACACAATACCTGTTTAAATGATCTCATGTACTTCCCCACCCGAAATGCTTATGGTCTCTCAAGTGTAGCTGGGAGCATGGACAAACTTGCAGCCTTGCAGAGTGAATTTGAGGTTGTGAAGAGGAAGATGGATGATGATAAGGAGAAGGCATTGCACCTTGAGAAAAAAGTCAAACTTCTCACACAAGGTTATGAG AAACGGGCTGAAAATCTTCGAAACCAAATACATTCAACTGTCAAACAGATGGAAACTGCTGGAACAGAACTAGAGTGTTTCCAAGCTTTGCAGAAGCAAGAGCAACTGGCAGCATCAAACAGAATAAATGGTCTGTGGGAAGAAGTTCAGAAGCAAAAAAAGCTTGAGCAAACATTACAAAAGCGCTATGGTGATGTCTCGGCTGAGCTGGAGAGACTAAGCCAACGCATAGATGAATACAGGGTACAGGcacaaaaacaagaagaaattgcTGCAGAGAAGCTTGCACTTAAGGCAGCAGAAGAAAATCACATCATTGAGCAAAATTCAGGAGCCTCCGAAGCTCTACCTTCAGAGAAACTTGGAAGCTCTGTGCCTGCTGAGCGATCTCATGATGAAAATCCAGGCCCACAAATTGATGCTGTTCACATGGACGTTGGTTCAGGGAAAGATCATATAACAATTGATGTAGATGTGAGGCAAAATGTTGTGGAGGCCAATCCAGATGCGGTTGCCCCAGAAACTGTAATACATAGAGGCAGTTCTGCTAATGAGGATGTCATGGAAGTTCCCAGTGCTGAAGTTGATAATGCATCCTTGGCATCCAAAGAGGCAGAGGCCAATGATAATCTGTCTATCTTGAATGGAGACTCTACCAACAAACAAACTGGAGAAGATGTTGCTATTTCCGAACCGGTAAACACAGAATTGGATGGGAAACAAGACAATCAAGAGAATATGGTTATATTAGCCGATGATGATTAA
- the LOC123206488 gene encoding protein LIGHT-DEPENDENT SHORT HYPOCOTYLS 1-like: MDLVSPPAPPHTAGYSSPTHANPIANTTATSNSSISASSSSPSNSTTPTTPSRYENQKRRDWNTFCQYLRNHRPPLSLPMCSGAHVLEFLRYLDQFGKTKVHNQTCPFFGLPNPPAPCPCPLRQAWGSLDALIGRLRAAYEEHGGRPEANPFGARAVRIYLREVRDFQAKARGVSYEKKRKRPKQKVTVTPSPSDSGPNE, from the coding sequence ATGGATTTAGTTTCTCCACCAGCACCACCACACACTGCGGGCTACTCAAGCCCCACTCACGCGAACCCAATCGCCAACACCACCGCCACATCAAACAGTTCAATCAGCGCAAGCTCTTCATCCCCATCAAATTCAACAACTCCCACGACGCCAAGCCGCTATGAGAACCAAAAACGCAGAGACTGGAACACTTTCTGTCAGTATCTGCGAAACCACAGGCCCCCTCTTTCTCTCCCCATGTGTAGTGGCGCTCATGTCCTTGAATTCCTCCGCTACTTGGACCAATTTGGAAAGACCAAGGTCCACAACCAGACTTGTCCCTTCTTTGGACTCCCGAACCCGCCTGCCCCCTGTCCATGCCCCCTCCGCCAGGCGTGGGGGAGCCTCGATGCACTGATTGGAAGGCTCAGAGCGGCCTACGAGGAGCACGGAGGGAGACCGGAAGCAAACCCATTTGGTGCAAGAGCTGTGAGGATTTATCTGAGGGAGGTTCGTGATTTTCAAGCCAAAGCGAGAGGTGTTAGCTATGAGAAGAAGCGAAAGAGGCCGAAACAGAAGGTAACCGTTACACCATCACCGTCGGATTCTGGTCCAAATGagtga
- the LOC123209317 gene encoding probable low-specificity L-threonine aldolase 1 produces MVTKTVDLRSDTVTKPTESMRAAMATAEVDDDVLTYDPTAFRLESEMAKVTGKEAALFVPSGTMGNLISVLVHCEIRGSEVILGDNSHIHIYENGGISTIGGVHPRTVKNNKDGTMDVDLIEAAIRNPKGELVYPTTRLICLENTQANCGGKCLSVEYTDSVGELAKKHGLKLHIDGARIFNAAVALGVPVHRLVQAADSVSVCLSKGLGAPVGSVIVGSKSFIDKARRLRKTLGGGMRQIGILCAAALVALQENVGKLESDHKKAKILAEGLNQIKGLRVDVDSVETNIFYFEIEEGAKIKGDHLCKFLEERGVLLMPQSSKRIRIVLHHQISASDVQYTLSCFQQALSGAQAENGN; encoded by the exons ATGGTAACTAAAACTGTGGATCTCCGGTCAGATACAGTGACCAAACCAACTGAATCCATGAGGGCTGCCATGGCTACTGCTGaagttgatgatgatgtgtTGACATATGATCCAACCGCCTTCCGCCTAGAATCAGAAATGGCAAAAGTTACGGGAAAGGAAGCTGCTCTATTTGTCCCATCTGGCACAATGGGTAATCTCATTAGTGTGCTTGTTCATTGTGAGATAAGAGGAAGTGAAGTCATTCTTGGGGACAATTctcatatacatatttatgagaATGGAGGCATTTCAACAATTGGAGGTGTGCATCCAAGGACAGTAAAGAACAACAAAGATGGAACAATGGATGTCGATTTAATTGAAGCTGCCATCAGAAATCCAAAAGGGGAGCTCGTCTACCCAACTACTAGGCTTATTTGTTTGGAGAATACACAAGCTAA TTGCGGTGGCAAATGCCTTTCTGTAGAATATACAGACAGTGTTGGAGAGCTAGCCAAGAAGCATGGTCTAAAGCTTCACATTGATGGAGCTCGAATTTTCAATGCTGCAGTT GCACTCGGTGTACCTGTTCATAGGCTTGTACAAGCTGCTGATTCAGTTTCG GTATGCCTATCAAAAGGTCTGGGTGCTCCAGTTGGTTCTGTTATTGTTGGTTCCAAAAGCTTTATTGACAAG GCTAGAAGGCTTAGGAAAACCTTGGGTGGTGGGATGAGACAGATTGGCATCCTTTGTGCTGCTGCCTTGGTTGCTTTACAAGAGAATGTTGGAAAGCTTGAGTCTGACCACAAAAAAGCCAAAATACTAGCAG AaggattgaatcaaattaaggGTCTAAGAGTTGATGTTGATTCTGTTGAGACAAATATT ttttattttgaaatagagGAGGGCGCAAAAATCAAAGGAGACCATCTATGCAAGTTCTTGGAAGAACGTGGTGTACTTTTGATGCCACAAAGCTCAAAGAG AATTCGAATTGTTCTCCACCATCAAATTTCTGCTAGTGATGTGCAGTACACATTGTCATGCTTTCAG CAAGCTTTGAGTGGAGCACAGGCAGAAAATGGGAACTAG